A single window of Bacteroidales bacterium DNA harbors:
- a CDS encoding helix-turn-helix transcriptional regulator, which translates to MIERIQLIMKSKNIMASNFADEIGVQRSAMSHIVSGRNNPSLDFIQKVLKKYPEINPEWLLSGKGEMNKKILGLFDAEEIQNIQNTIDETKTLSKLELNTGNENFEISKSVEQKPKETPKTNVTQQLKSRSKNIEQEIPKLELKKIERIIVYYSDKTFSEFKEIS; encoded by the coding sequence ATGATAGAAAGAATTCAATTAATAATGAAGTCGAAAAATATAATGGCTTCAAATTTTGCTGACGAAATTGGAGTTCAAAGGTCGGCAATGTCGCATATAGTTTCGGGCAGGAATAACCCGAGTTTGGACTTCATACAGAAAGTATTGAAAAAGTACCCTGAAATAAATCCCGAATGGCTTTTATCGGGAAAAGGTGAAATGAATAAGAAAATTTTGGGATTATTTGATGCCGAAGAAATTCAAAATATTCAGAACACAATTGATGAAACTAAAACTTTAAGTAAACTCGAATTAAATACTGGTAATGAGAATTTTGAAATTTCAAAAAGCGTTGAACAAAAACCTAAAGAAACACCAAAAACAAATGTAACCCAACAATTAAAATCGCGTTCAAAAAATATAGAGCAGGAAATTCCAAAACTTGAATTAAAGAAAATAGAACGAATAATTGTTTATTATTCCGATAAAACTTTTTCGGAATTTAAAGAAATATCATAA